The Chryseobacterium oranimense genome contains the following window.
ACAACAGGAATCTGTATTTTTCTGGATAATTTCCTGGGAGAACTGAATTTTGCCACTCAGATCGATACCTTCAATATTATAGGTAAAAGCGAAGCACAGAAAGATCTGGTGCCGATAGAAAAATTAAAAGAATTCCTTCTTTGGCGCGAAAGAGAGTTTACAGAGAAATATAAAGATGTTGGGATTATAGCAGCTGATGATCAGTTTTCTCTTTTTGAAGGAACTCTGGACAACGGAATGCCGCTTATGGGGGTAGTCAATATATCTCTATTAAAATACATTGCAAAAGCATCATATCCATGGATTTCACTTCTGAAAATTCATTACGAAGGAAATCATGATGGCCTTCCTGGGGAAAAAGATTACAATGCAATGAATCTTATTGAAGATAAGGCTGTAGAACTTCTTAGCTCTGAAGATGGTCATTTGTACATCGGGAGGGAAACAGCAGACAGTTCAAAAAGCATTTATTTTGCAAGCAAAGATTTCAGGCAGGCTTCTAAAGTTTTGGACCGGTTTATAAAAGAAAACAAGGAATATAAAATTTCACTCGAAATTTATAAAGATAAATACTGGCAGAGTTTTGAACGCTATAATGTAAATTAAAAAACTGGATGTATGATTTGGCAAGGAAGATTAGACGGAGAAGAGCTCCTTTTCCACAGGATATTTCAAAGAGTTAAAGAAGAACATAATTACGACCATATTAAAGCAGATGATTTTGTACTGCATGGTTTTGCTGTAGATGAAGGTGTGAGGCGAAATAAAGGACGTCAGGGTGCTAAGGATGCTCCTGATGTGATCAGAAAAAATATGTCCAATTTCCCGGTGATCCGCCCGGATTTTTCCCTTCTGGATTTCGGAAATATCACCTGTGAAGACGGTGACCTGGAAAGTACCCAGAACAGCCTGGCGAAAAATGTTTCAAAAGTCTTGTTGAAAGGAGGAAAATCACTTGTTTTAGGTGGAGGCCATGAAGTGACTTATGCTCATTATTTAGGGGTAAAAACTGCTTTTCCTGAGCAAAAAATTGGAATCATCAATATAGATGCCCATTTTGATAACAGACAGCCTGAAGAAGGAGTAGGAGCCAGCTCAGGGACAGGTTTCTGGCAGATTGCACAGGAAGGACAGATCAATTCACTGCATATCGGAATCCAGAGAAATTCCAATACCCTGAAATTATTTGATACCGCGCACCAGTACGGGATGAAATATATTCTGGCTGATGAATTGTTTTTTGAAAATCTGCCTTCAATCTATCAGCGGATTGATGAATTGACGGACAATGTAGATGTTCTTTATCTTACCATCTGTATGGATGTTTTTAATGCATCTATTGCCCCTGGAGTTTCAGCTTCAGCATATAACGGGATTTTTGCGGATACTCCTTTTATGCATTTTTACAGGCATATTCTGAAAAGTAAAAAGCTGGTAGCGCTTGATGCTGCAGAAGTCAATCCGTCCCTGGATATTCAGGACAGAACGGCAAGGCTTGCGGCATGTCTTGTGAACGAGTGGTTTATGATTTAAGAAGAAATTATATTATTTCAATAGAGAAAAATCATTGCTTTAATTAGCCTTAAGGAATAAAATTTGTTACTTTCACCGTGCTTTTAGAAGAGAAGCATTAATAAATTCATTTTGTGAATTTAAAACAGAAATTATATTATGGAACAGTTAATTGAAAATAAGCTTATTAAAGCAGATAAGACATTTTCAGAGTGGAGAAAAGTGCCGTTTGAAGAAAGACAGAAGCTGATTGCAAAAGCGGCAGAAATTTTAAAGAACAATTCGGAAAAGTTCGGCAGGATCATTACGACGGAAATGAATAAACCTATTTCGGAGTCGATTGCTGAGGTGGAAAAATGTGCTTTAATGATGAATTATTATGCAGATGCTGAAAATATTTTAAAAACCGAAAAGGTTCAGTCTGAATTTTCTTATTCTGAAGTTCATTATGTTCCTAAAGGTGTAATTTTAGGTGTAATGCCATGGAATTTCCCTTTCTGGCAGGTATTAAGATTTGCTGTTCCCGCAATTTTGGCTGGAAATACAGTAGTTTTGAAACATGCTTCCATTTGTTTCGGAAGTGGAAATGCCATTGAAGATGTTCTTTTAGAGGCCGGTTTTCCTGAGGGTGTTTTCCAGAATCTGGAAGTGGGGCATACAGTGGTAAAGGAAATTCTTGAGCATGATGCTGTAAAGGGCGTGAGTCTTACCGGTAGTGGAAAAGCCGGTGGGGAAGTGGCTTCAATTGCAGGTTTAAATATCAAAAAATCTTTATTGGAACTAGGAGGAAGTGATGCCTTCATTATTTTTGATGATGCGGATCTGGATGAAGCGGCAAAAGCAGGAGCAAAATCCAGACTTCAGAATTGCGGACAAACCTGTACTGCAGCCAAAAGGTTTATTATCGATGAAAAAATTGAAGATGAATTTTTACCTAAATTCATTGAAGAATACAAAACATATGAAATTGGAGATCCTTTAAACAGGGAAACCAAATTAGCAGGAATGGCAAGACCGGACCTGGCGGATGAACTGGAAGCTCAGTTCAACAGGGCGCTGGAAAATGGTGCTGAAATTATCATTCCTCTGGAAAGAATTTCTGAAAATGAATTTAAGCCCGGCTTAATCCGCGTTCAGGAAGGAAATCCTATCTTAAAAGAAGAACTTTTCGGACCTCTTGGAATGATCATGACTGCTAAAAGTGATGAAGAAGCTTTACAAATGGCAAACGATATTCCTTTCGGACTTTCCAATTCCGTTTGGACGAAAAAAACAGAGCGTCAGTTATTCTTTATAGAAAACCTGGAATCGGGGACGGTAAATATCAACAGAATGACGAGTTCTGATCCCCGTTTTCCATTCGGTGGAAGCAAGGCTTCAGGATATGGAACGGAGCTGTCTTTATTGGCTCTAAAAGAGTTTGTAACGGCAAGAACAATCGTGGGAAATTAATTATACCATGTAAAAAATATAATCATTAAATAAAAAACTCCCGGAAAAATCTATTTCCGGGAGTTTTTTGTATGATCGTCAAAAAGTAATTTTGCTTATTGCTTATTAAACCGTCGTCAGTCTCAGTGTATTCGTTTTTCCTCCTTCATAAGACGGAGTCGCGTTGATATTGATTACAAAATCGCCACTTTCGATATAGCCGTGGTTGTGAGTCAGCATATTGACCTGGATAATAGTTTCGTCGGTAGATTTTTTCATGTCGTAATAATAGGCATGAACTCCCCAAAGAAGGTTCAGCATCGTAATCACTCTTCTGTTTCCACTGTATACGATGATATGTGAATTCGGTCTGTGAGCAGCAAGCTGGAACGCAGTATATCCTGAGTGGGTTAAAGTAACGATTGCGGAAACATTTGTTGTTTTGGCAATTCTTACAGCTGCAAGACATACCCTGTTTGTAATGAACCTTTCGTCGATGCAGTTATAATCTTTTTCAATCGGTTCATTCTTATGCTGGTAAAAATGAGTTTTCTCGATATTCTGTACAATTTTGGCCATGTTTTCCACTACCTGCACCGGATATCTTCCCACAGAAGTTTCTCCGGAAAGCATTACGGCATCTGCACCGTCCAATACAGAGTTGGCAACGTCATTTACTTCCGCTCTTGTTGGCGTAAGGCTGTTGATCATTGTTTCCATCATCTGCGTGGCAATAATAACCGGCTTGGAATAGAATCTTGCTTTTTCTACCAGATTTTTCTGGATAGCAGGAACTTCTTCCATCGGAACTTCCACACCAAGGTCACCACGGGCAACCATCAGTCCATCACATTCCAATAAGATCTCATCTATATTTTTAACACCTTCCGGCTTTTCGATCTTGGCAATAATAGGAGTTTTGAATTTCCCGTTTGGATGGCTGTCGATCAGCTTTTTAAGGTCGATAATATCCTGTGCATGACGAACGAAAGAAAGCGCAATCCAGTCAACCTCCATGTCAAGCATGAAATTGGCATCCTGAACGTCTTTTTCCGTAAGGGCAGGAAGAGATACATTGGTATTCGGAAGATTTACCCCTTTTTTAGAGCTTAGAGGTCCCCCTTGGATAGTTTTTGCTTTTACGGTGTCTATTTCGTTGGTTTCAATAACTTCCAACATTAGTTTTCCGTCATCAATAAGGATTTTTTCCCCAACTTTTACGTCCTGAGGAAACTGTTGGTACGTCATGTAAACCTTGGTAGAATCTCCCTCCATTTTCTCATTCGTAAATGTAAGGATATCACCGGGGTTCAGGTAAGAACCTTCCTTTACGACACCTACTCTCAGTTTAGGGCCCTGAAGGTCTCCCAGGATACCTACAGAAAAACCGTATTCCTGATTAAGCTCTCTGATAATTTCTATATTACTTCGAACTAATTCGTAATCTGCGTGTGAAAAATTTATTCTGAAAATATCAACACCTGCTTTCATGAGTCCTAACATTACCTCCTTCGACGATGAAGCTGGCCCTAGTGTTGCGATAATTTTTGTCTTCTTTAAATACTTATTCATAATACTGGATAATTTGATAAAGTTCTTCTTCAGAACCTAGTGTATAGTCTTGTATCGGAAACACAAGATTTTCAGGGAGCAAAATTACGGAAAAATCAGGAATTTGTTCCGAAGTATGCAGAATATATTCCACATCTACCTGATTATTTAATAAAAATTTAATGTTTTCTTCTTCTGTGAAGAGCTCAGTCTGCAGTTTTTTTTGCTTACTTTCCGAAGACCGGTTGGAAATGAATGTAAAACATGTCTTTGTAAACTTGTCATAAGCCTCAAATCTCGGAAAAAAATAATCATAATAAGCCCCATGAATAATCATATCTTTTTTTCTTGAAAAAGAAAGACCGTTGATTTGATTTATTTTGTAGAAAAACTCATGAGCAGGTATATCTTTTGCTAATCTTACCAATCCTATGGCAATATCTTCAAATTCTATATCATCAAGATCATAAAGTTTTTGAATTTCCAAGTATGTTTTCTTTTTTGTTTAAAATATAAAATGCTCTTTGTGCTGCTTTTTCTTCTGCTTTCTTCTTGGAAGTTTCCGTCGCATTGGCGATTTTTTCTTCTCCCAGCCAGACATGGCACCTGAATACGACTGCTTTATTGGCCTGGACCTCTTCACAGGTCTCGTATTTTATATTTACTTTTTTCTTCTGGCTCCATTCAAGCAGAAGTCCTTTGTAACTTACAATTTTATTCTCAAGCTTGTTAATCTCTGTGGGCGTCAGTAATCTTTCCAAAATAATCCTTTTACAGGCATCATAATGGAAGTCCAGATAAACGGCACCAATAAGTGCCTCAAATAAATTTCCGGAAATATTTTCACCCAATGCTGCGGATCCCTGTTTCTG
Protein-coding sequences here:
- a CDS encoding DUF695 domain-containing protein; translated protein: MMEKDRYKTFWDWFLTHEKVFFEVVKSRINIEQQFFDVLAPELAKINSGYYFLSGMCDENTAELIVTVEGDIRKIAFAEELIAAAPDIDHWKFTALKPETDVESVKVRLNGFEFTKDNICFYSNEIEGYPDEIDLTFVYDDFTEENKNSVTTGICIFLDNFLGELNFATQIDTFNIIGKSEAQKDLVPIEKLKEFLLWREREFTEKYKDVGIIAADDQFSLFEGTLDNGMPLMGVVNISLLKYIAKASYPWISLLKIHYEGNHDGLPGEKDYNAMNLIEDKAVELLSSEDGHLYIGRETADSSKSIYFASKDFRQASKVLDRFIKENKEYKISLEIYKDKYWQSFERYNVN
- the hutG gene encoding formimidoylglutamase encodes the protein MIWQGRLDGEELLFHRIFQRVKEEHNYDHIKADDFVLHGFAVDEGVRRNKGRQGAKDAPDVIRKNMSNFPVIRPDFSLLDFGNITCEDGDLESTQNSLAKNVSKVLLKGGKSLVLGGGHEVTYAHYLGVKTAFPEQKIGIINIDAHFDNRQPEEGVGASSGTGFWQIAQEGQINSLHIGIQRNSNTLKLFDTAHQYGMKYILADELFFENLPSIYQRIDELTDNVDVLYLTICMDVFNASIAPGVSASAYNGIFADTPFMHFYRHILKSKKLVALDAAEVNPSLDIQDRTARLAACLVNEWFMI
- a CDS encoding aldehyde dehydrogenase family protein; protein product: MEQLIENKLIKADKTFSEWRKVPFEERQKLIAKAAEILKNNSEKFGRIITTEMNKPISESIAEVEKCALMMNYYADAENILKTEKVQSEFSYSEVHYVPKGVILGVMPWNFPFWQVLRFAVPAILAGNTVVLKHASICFGSGNAIEDVLLEAGFPEGVFQNLEVGHTVVKEILEHDAVKGVSLTGSGKAGGEVASIAGLNIKKSLLELGGSDAFIIFDDADLDEAAKAGAKSRLQNCGQTCTAAKRFIIDEKIEDEFLPKFIEEYKTYEIGDPLNRETKLAGMARPDLADELEAQFNRALENGAEIIIPLERISENEFKPGLIRVQEGNPILKEELFGPLGMIMTAKSDEEALQMANDIPFGLSNSVWTKKTERQLFFIENLESGTVNINRMTSSDPRFPFGGSKASGYGTELSLLALKEFVTARTIVGN
- the pyk gene encoding pyruvate kinase, coding for MNKYLKKTKIIATLGPASSSKEVMLGLMKAGVDIFRINFSHADYELVRSNIEIIRELNQEYGFSVGILGDLQGPKLRVGVVKEGSYLNPGDILTFTNEKMEGDSTKVYMTYQQFPQDVKVGEKILIDDGKLMLEVIETNEIDTVKAKTIQGGPLSSKKGVNLPNTNVSLPALTEKDVQDANFMLDMEVDWIALSFVRHAQDIIDLKKLIDSHPNGKFKTPIIAKIEKPEGVKNIDEILLECDGLMVARGDLGVEVPMEEVPAIQKNLVEKARFYSKPVIIATQMMETMINSLTPTRAEVNDVANSVLDGADAVMLSGETSVGRYPVQVVENMAKIVQNIEKTHFYQHKNEPIEKDYNCIDERFITNRVCLAAVRIAKTTNVSAIVTLTHSGYTAFQLAAHRPNSHIIVYSGNRRVITMLNLLWGVHAYYYDMKKSTDETIIQVNMLTHNHGYIESGDFVININATPSYEGGKTNTLRLTTV
- a CDS encoding IPExxxVDY family protein, producing MEIQKLYDLDDIEFEDIAIGLVRLAKDIPAHEFFYKINQINGLSFSRKKDMIIHGAYYDYFFPRFEAYDKFTKTCFTFISNRSSESKQKKLQTELFTEEENIKFLLNNQVDVEYILHTSEQIPDFSVILLPENLVFPIQDYTLGSEEELYQIIQYYE
- the rnc gene encoding ribonuclease III produces the protein MELQKYFSKFLLRQRKRKLTERDYFLSTELKKVLGAEIQNIALYREAFSLKSSSKNQDSNYERLEFLGDSVLGTIISCHLFQTYPQANEGYLTQMKSKIVNRKNLNKLGEDLKLIDLLQKQGSAALGENISGNLFEALIGAVYLDFHYDACKRIILERLLTPTEINKLENKIVSYKGLLLEWSQKKKVNIKYETCEEVQANKAVVFRCHVWLGEEKIANATETSKKKAEEKAAQRAFYILNKKENILGNSKTL